In one window of Kitasatospora sp. MMS16-BH015 DNA:
- the thiC gene encoding phosphomethylpyrimidine synthase ThiC, with protein MTTSESQHSPAQTAVTSASTGYPTPAWRKAYREGSRPDLRVPYREVQLTNGKTVPLYDTSGPYTDQAFEADVRRGLPPLRDAWIRQRGDVEEYDGREARPEDDGIKHTSPRGGNLRNLDAVFPGRPRRPLRGRDGVPVTQLAYARRGIVTPEMEFIALREGLDAEFVRSEVAAGRAVIPLNVNHPEVEPAIIGTNFLVKINANIGNSAVTSSIEEEVEKMTWATRWGADTVMDLSTGRNIHTTREWILRNSPVPIGTVPLYQALEKVDGRAEDLSWEVYRDTIIEQCEQGVDYMTVHAGVLLRYVPMTARRKTGIVSRGGSIMAAWCLAHHQENFLYTNFEELCDILAAYDVTFSLGDGLRPGSIADANDEAQFAELQTLGELGRIARERGVQVMIEGPGHVPMNKIKENMDLQKEICDEAPFYTLGPLTTDVAPGYDHITSGIGAAMIAWWGTAMLCYVTPKEHLGLPNRDDVKTGVITYKIAAHAADLAKGHPGAQAWDDALSDARFEFRWEDQFNLALDPETARDFHDETLPAEPAKTAHFCSMCGPKFCSMKISKTINEKFGAGAASPEYDEAAVEGMKAKSEEFAAQGNRVYLPLAD; from the coding sequence ATGACCACGTCCGAGTCACAGCACAGCCCTGCCCAGACCGCTGTCACCAGTGCCTCCACCGGGTACCCGACGCCCGCCTGGCGCAAGGCGTACCGGGAGGGTTCGCGGCCCGACCTGCGCGTCCCGTACCGCGAGGTGCAGCTCACCAACGGCAAGACCGTCCCGCTCTACGACACCTCCGGTCCGTACACCGACCAGGCCTTCGAGGCCGACGTGCGGCGCGGCCTGCCGCCGCTGCGCGACGCCTGGATCCGCCAGCGCGGCGACGTGGAGGAGTACGACGGCCGGGAGGCCCGGCCGGAGGACGACGGCATCAAGCACACCTCCCCGCGCGGTGGCAACCTGCGCAACCTGGACGCCGTCTTCCCGGGCCGTCCGCGCCGTCCGCTGCGTGGACGTGACGGAGTACCGGTGACCCAACTCGCCTACGCGCGGCGCGGGATCGTCACCCCGGAGATGGAGTTCATCGCGCTCCGGGAGGGCCTGGACGCGGAGTTCGTGCGCAGCGAGGTCGCGGCCGGACGGGCCGTCATCCCGCTGAACGTGAACCACCCCGAGGTGGAGCCGGCCATCATCGGCACCAACTTCCTGGTCAAGATCAACGCCAACATCGGCAACTCGGCGGTGACTTCCTCGATCGAGGAGGAGGTGGAGAAGATGACCTGGGCGACCCGCTGGGGCGCCGACACGGTCATGGACCTCTCCACCGGGCGCAACATCCACACCACCCGCGAGTGGATCCTGCGCAACTCCCCGGTGCCGATCGGCACCGTGCCGCTCTACCAGGCCCTGGAGAAGGTGGACGGCCGGGCGGAGGACCTCAGTTGGGAGGTCTACCGGGACACCATCATCGAGCAGTGCGAGCAGGGCGTCGACTACATGACGGTGCACGCGGGCGTGCTGCTGCGGTACGTGCCGATGACGGCCCGCCGCAAGACCGGCATCGTCTCGCGCGGCGGCTCGATCATGGCGGCCTGGTGTCTGGCGCACCATCAGGAGAACTTCCTCTACACCAACTTCGAGGAGCTCTGCGACATCCTCGCCGCCTATGACGTGACCTTCTCGCTCGGTGACGGCCTGCGGCCGGGCTCGATCGCGGACGCCAACGACGAGGCGCAGTTCGCCGAGCTGCAGACGCTGGGCGAACTCGGGCGGATCGCCCGGGAGCGCGGCGTGCAGGTGATGATCGAGGGCCCGGGCCACGTCCCGATGAACAAGATCAAGGAGAACATGGATCTCCAGAAGGAGATCTGCGACGAGGCGCCGTTCTACACCCTCGGCCCGCTCACCACCGACGTGGCGCCCGGTTACGACCACATCACCTCGGGCATCGGCGCGGCGATGATCGCCTGGTGGGGCACAGCGATGCTCTGCTACGTCACGCCCAAGGAGCACCTGGGCCTGCCCAACCGGGACGACGTCAAGACCGGCGTGATCACCTACAAGATCGCCGCCCACGCCGCCGACCTGGCCAAGGGCCACCCCGGCGCCCAGGCCTGGGACGACGCGCTCTCCGACGCCCGCTTCGAGTTCCGCTGGGAGGACCAGTTCAACCTGGCCCTCGACCCGGAGACCGCGCGCGACTTCCACGACGAGACGCTCCCGGCCGAGCCGGCCAAGACCGCGCACTTCTGCTCCATGTGCGGCCCGAAGTTCTGCTCGATGAAGATCAGCAAAACCATCAATGAGAAGTTCGGCGCCGGGGCGGCATCGCCGGAGTACGACGAGGCGGCTGTCGAGGGCATGAAGGCCAAGTCCGAGGAGTTCGCGGCCCAGGGCAACCGGGTCTACCTCCCCCTGGCCGACTGA
- a CDS encoding DUF5326 family protein encodes MAELWKSLPSWVRNIVVPIIVLVLAWNLIWFVVGVVSSLLALVIKALVVVGVAAAVWILVKKAAKS; translated from the coding sequence ATGGCTGAGCTCTGGAAGTCGCTGCCCTCTTGGGTGCGCAACATCGTCGTCCCGATCATCGTCCTGGTCCTGGCCTGGAACCTGATCTGGTTCGTGGTCGGCGTGGTGAGCTCGCTGCTCGCGCTGGTGATCAAGGCCCTGGTGGTGGTCGGGGTGGCCGCCGCCGTCTGGATCCTGGTGAAGAAGGCAGCCAAGAGCTGA
- a CDS encoding flotillin family protein produces the protein MFIGVLGGAIAAVVLVVVLFKMMWRVAEPDEALIISGSKHRTEGVGDGLGFRIVTGRGTLVTPGLQVVRRLSLDLNEADLDVECVTSQGIPVHVKGVVIFKVGDDLVSIANAARRFLGQQTSMGPRVHNVFAGHLRSIVGSLTVEDMIRDRERLTAETRSASGSEMEKLGLIIDSLQIQEILDPTGYITNLAAPHAAAVQRDARIAAAAADRMATEAEQEAFARKAEATRNSGIQQAGYQAELEKATAHAMQAGPLAQAAARQEVVVQETKVAELEAFRKEQQLQADVRKPADARAYETRTKAEADRDARISAAQAQAKETELKAAAEASRVKVAALAEAEATRARGLASAEATKATGQAEAAAAEAKGLATAEAARALGLAEAESIKARAAALAENQEAVVAQQLAENWPDIVRAGAEAFGNVEHMILLNGAEGMGDMFAKALTMGGTGLGLARQLLNSMNSQQSSPTPVAETIPIQE, from the coding sequence ATGTTCATCGGCGTTTTGGGCGGCGCCATCGCCGCTGTCGTACTGGTCGTCGTGCTCTTCAAGATGATGTGGCGGGTCGCCGAGCCGGACGAGGCTCTCATCATCTCCGGCTCCAAGCACCGCACCGAGGGGGTCGGCGACGGGCTTGGCTTCCGCATCGTCACCGGCCGGGGCACGCTCGTGACCCCGGGCCTCCAGGTGGTCCGCCGGCTCTCGCTCGACCTCAACGAGGCCGACCTGGACGTCGAGTGCGTGACGTCCCAGGGCATCCCGGTGCACGTCAAGGGCGTCGTCATCTTCAAGGTGGGCGACGACCTGGTCTCGATCGCCAACGCGGCCCGCCGCTTCCTCGGCCAGCAGACCTCGATGGGCCCCCGGGTCCACAACGTCTTCGCCGGCCATCTCCGTTCCATCGTCGGCTCCTTGACGGTCGAGGACATGATCCGCGACCGCGAGCGGCTCACCGCCGAGACCCGGTCCGCCTCCGGCTCCGAGATGGAGAAGCTCGGCCTGATCATCGACTCGCTCCAGATCCAGGAGATCCTCGACCCGACCGGGTACATCACCAACCTGGCCGCCCCGCACGCCGCCGCCGTCCAGCGGGACGCCCGCATCGCGGCCGCCGCGGCCGACCGGATGGCCACCGAGGCCGAGCAGGAGGCCTTCGCCCGCAAGGCCGAGGCCACCCGCAACTCCGGTATCCAGCAGGCCGGTTACCAGGCCGAGCTGGAGAAGGCCACCGCCCACGCGATGCAGGCCGGCCCGCTGGCCCAGGCGGCCGCCCGCCAGGAGGTCGTGGTCCAGGAGACCAAGGTCGCCGAGCTGGAGGCCTTCCGCAAGGAGCAGCAGCTCCAGGCCGACGTCCGCAAGCCGGCCGACGCCCGCGCCTACGAGACCCGCACCAAGGCCGAGGCCGACCGCGACGCCCGGATCTCGGCCGCCCAGGCCCAGGCCAAGGAGACCGAGCTCAAGGCCGCCGCCGAGGCCAGCCGGGTCAAGGTCGCCGCCCTCGCCGAGGCCGAGGCCACCCGGGCCCGCGGTCTGGCCTCCGCCGAGGCCACCAAGGCCACCGGCCAGGCCGAGGCCGCCGCAGCCGAGGCCAAGGGCCTCGCGACCGCCGAGGCCGCCCGCGCCCTCGGTCTGGCCGAGGCGGAGTCGATCAAGGCCCGCGCGGCCGCCCTGGCCGAGAACCAGGAGGCCGTGGTCGCCCAGCAACTCGCCGAGAACTGGCCGGACATCGTCCGGGCCGGCGCCGAGGCCTTCGGCAACGTCGAGCACATGATCCTGCTGAACGGCGCGGAGGGCATGGGCGACATGTTCGCCAAGGCCCTCACCATGGGCGGCACCGGCCTCGGCCTGGCCCGCCAGCTCCTCAACTCGATGAACAGCCAACAGAGTTCACCGACGCCGGTGGCGGAAACCATTCCGATCCAGGAGTAA
- a CDS encoding NUDIX hydrolase: MQWKIHGERPIYENPWVNLWLADVEQPDGHRWEHHVVKLRHLAVAALVNAEKQVLMMWRHRFITDSWAWELPMGLIEADETPAEAAAREVLEETGWKTGEIKPLIYAQPANGITDSEHFVFRADAVEYVGPPTERNESDRIEWIPLADLRGMIDRREIVSSGTLVGVLYLLLDEAGL; this comes from the coding sequence ATGCAGTGGAAGATCCACGGGGAACGTCCGATCTACGAGAACCCATGGGTGAACCTGTGGCTGGCTGATGTCGAGCAGCCCGACGGGCACCGGTGGGAACACCACGTGGTCAAGCTGCGGCACCTCGCGGTCGCCGCCTTGGTGAACGCTGAGAAGCAGGTGTTGATGATGTGGCGGCACCGCTTCATCACCGACTCGTGGGCCTGGGAACTGCCCATGGGCCTGATCGAAGCTGACGAGACTCCGGCCGAGGCCGCCGCGCGTGAGGTGCTGGAGGAGACCGGCTGGAAGACCGGCGAGATCAAGCCGCTCATCTACGCCCAACCGGCGAACGGCATCACGGACTCCGAGCACTTCGTCTTCCGGGCCGACGCGGTCGAGTACGTGGGGCCGCCGACCGAGCGCAACGAGTCGGACCGCATCGAGTGGATTCCGTTGGCCGACCTGCGCGGCATGATCGACCGCCGCGAGATCGTCAGCAGCGGCACGCTGGTCGGCGTGCTCTACCTGCTGCTGGATGAGGCCGGCCTCTGA
- the tenA gene encoding thiaminase II, with the protein MTSTLTEELWAAVEPVYAEILAHPFLGGLTDGTLPREAFRHFVVQDSHYLRDYARALAVCAAKAPGEAEVRAFADDAIGALAAEQGMHAEFLTAFGDTAEQAAAEPVLPTTRAYTSYLLATVYGGSFAEGLAAVLPCYWIYARVGEQLLAQSSPDPLYAKWISTYGDEAFQSVVRRVLALTDRLGEEVSPAERRRMVEHFSSTSRYEWMFWDAAWRGETWPV; encoded by the coding sequence ATGACCAGCACGCTTACCGAAGAACTCTGGGCTGCCGTCGAGCCGGTGTACGCCGAGATCCTGGCCCACCCCTTCCTCGGCGGACTGACCGACGGCACGCTGCCGCGCGAGGCCTTCCGGCACTTCGTCGTACAGGACTCGCACTACCTGCGCGACTACGCGCGGGCCCTGGCGGTCTGCGCCGCCAAGGCGCCCGGGGAGGCGGAGGTGCGGGCCTTCGCCGACGACGCGATCGGCGCGCTCGCCGCCGAGCAGGGCATGCACGCCGAGTTCCTCACCGCCTTCGGCGACACCGCCGAGCAGGCCGCCGCCGAGCCGGTGCTGCCGACCACCCGCGCGTACACCAGCTACCTGCTGGCCACCGTCTACGGCGGCTCCTTCGCCGAGGGCCTGGCCGCCGTGCTGCCCTGCTACTGGATCTACGCCCGGGTCGGCGAGCAGCTGCTCGCGCAGTCCTCCCCCGACCCGCTCTACGCCAAGTGGATCTCCACCTACGGAGACGAGGCGTTCCAGTCCGTGGTGCGGCGGGTGCTGGCGCTCACCGACCGCCTCGGCGAGGAGGTCTCCCCGGCCGAGCGGCGGCGGATGGTGGAGCACTTCAGCAGCACCTCGCGCTACGAGTGGATGTTCTGGGACGCCGCCTGGCGCGGGGAGACCTGGCCGGTCTGA
- a CDS encoding VC0807 family protein, with translation MNEKTVGQQQGGPWSALRPVAVDIAVPLGAYYAAHSVLGLGLVPSLAVSSVVPLVRTVAQLRRDRSVNGPALLMLMVNLVGIALSAVAGDPRLMIAKDGAVSSVIGLGMLASVVIGRPMMTAAMRPFIVRDEAEKEAAWERASGGALFRRYERAFTLVWGTALVAECVAKVVLAYTLPVATMAWLSTLLLVGAIVLAMVVGNVFAGKIAELVA, from the coding sequence GTGAACGAGAAGACGGTCGGACAGCAGCAGGGCGGCCCCTGGTCGGCGCTGCGCCCGGTGGCGGTGGACATCGCGGTGCCGCTGGGCGCGTACTACGCGGCGCACTCGGTGCTCGGGCTCGGGCTGGTGCCCTCGCTCGCGGTCAGCAGCGTGGTGCCGCTGGTGCGGACGGTGGCGCAGCTGCGGCGGGACCGCTCGGTGAACGGGCCGGCCCTGCTGATGCTGATGGTCAACCTGGTGGGCATCGCGCTCTCCGCCGTGGCCGGCGACCCCCGGCTGATGATCGCCAAGGACGGTGCGGTCAGCAGCGTGATCGGCCTCGGCATGCTGGCCTCGGTGGTGATCGGGCGGCCGATGATGACGGCGGCGATGCGGCCGTTCATCGTCCGGGATGAGGCGGAGAAGGAGGCGGCTTGGGAGCGGGCCTCGGGCGGGGCCCTCTTCCGGCGGTACGAGCGGGCGTTCACGCTGGTCTGGGGCACGGCGCTGGTCGCGGAGTGCGTGGCGAAGGTCGTCCTCGCGTACACCCTGCCGGTGGCGACGATGGCCTGGCTGAGCACGCTGCTGCTGGTCGGTGCGATCGTGCTGGCGATGGTGGTGGGGAACGTCTTCGCCGGGAAGATCGCCGAACTGGTGGCGTGA